In the genome of Candidatus Hydrogenedens sp., the window CGGGCTTTCTCAAGAAACTAAAGAAGAAGTACATAAGATACTTAAGAAATATCCACAGGTGAAGCAAGCGATACTCTATGGTTCGCGAGCCCGAGGCGATTACAAAAAGGGTTCGGATGTTGACCTTACCCTGATTGGTGGAGATGATTTAACAAGAGATATTTTATACCATATCATGGATGAACATGAAGATAGTTACCTTCCATATACTTTTGACCTGTCTATCCT includes:
- a CDS encoding nucleotidyltransferase domain-containing protein codes for the protein MKHGLSQETKEEVHKILKKYPQVKQAILYGSRARGDYKKGSDVDLTLIGGDDLTRDILYHIMDEHEDSYLPYTFDLSILHKINDADFLGRIQKEGVVFLNGKKIKCYILMKKNPSFEFSLLLNIGL